AACTCATAGTTACTATACTTAATTATCACCATTAAAATTCTTGAAGCTGTTTattcttgcttccttccttcctctttgctGAAGCAAAGGAAACTTTGTTTTAACAAGTTAAGAGTCTTTGTTATTCTCCCTTGCTTACACCCCTCTAATTAAGTGCTCAACTGTTTGCTCACAGATTAACTATTATTTTTCCAATCAAACGAGCCAGTGAGGCAAATTTCAATCCCTGGCTGTTGTTTCAATAAAGTCACGTGTCACTCATTATCATCTGTCCCTTCAGCACAGTTTCTGGAGGGAATTAACTCAGAAGGGGGAGCACAGGGAGAGACGAgcccttttttccttcacacacctaagaaaaataaaaaagcaaaaatggaAATACTCCATGACCAACCAATTTTGCTTTGCAGGACACTGCAGTCACCACATGGCTGAAGTGATGGAgccagtcccttcagcaggcACTGGGTGCAGGAGCAGCCGCATTGCATccagagctggcagggcagggactcACCTTTGGCACggggcagctcctgccttccctgcagGCTGGGTGGGACAGGCAGGCACTGCTGTCCTGCTCCTATCGCCCTGGCAAATCCTGCTGGCTCCTCCCTGGCTCACCATGGTCACTGCCCTCTGCAAATCAGAGCCACTGACTGCGGGACAAAGGGTGGAATCCCATGCTCTGTTTGTGGCCACAGTTAAAGCAAGCCCAGCAAGAAACCTAAGACGGAAGTGGgatccctcccttccctcttgtgCCTTTTGCTTCTTTACTTGAGCAAGAGGAGGTTGCTGAGAGAACACCATCAGGGTGTAGTGATGCTaattcaaacacctccaagacAACATGTACCACACAGGATGAGGATACATGGTTATCCAGCAACCTTCACCTCATACCCAGCCTCCCCAAGGAGGCTCTGCTTTCATAGTAtgctagaatggtttgggtgggaagggacctttaaaggtcatctagtccaaccccctgcagctagcagacatctgcaactacagcaggatGCTCAGTGCCACAAGAAATCTGACCTGCAATGggtccagggatgaggcatctgccacctctctgtgcaacctgggacagggtctcaccaccttcatagcacaaaatttctttctcatatccaatctaaaccacctcttttttagtttaaaatgattaccccttgtcctgtcacaacaggccctgctgaaaatTCCATCCCCAACTTTCTGATcggcccctttaagcactgaaaggccaccagaaggtcgccctggagtcctctcttctccaggctgaacaagcccaattctctcagcctggcctcacagtagagggcttccagccctcccagcattgctgtggccttctctggcccCAGGCCAACAGACCCATGTCTCTCCAGTGCTCAGTACTCCACAGCTAAACTTCATTTTACAACACCTTTTAGAATCCACAAGGAAAAGTGAAAGGCCATTCAACTATATTTCAAAGGGTTTATGTCTCGTTTGTAATGAGCACCTATTGGTGGCTCCTCCAGCATGGTGCAGCCAGGGCCCTATGGCAATTGGCACCCAGGAGCTCCCATTCCCTCTCGGCTCCATCATCCCACAGATTACACAGACAAAACACGTCTGGAAACCCTTCATTAGAAATAGTGCTTCGTATTATTTAGTCAAACCTCCATGTGTCTACAGGGTCATTTGGGATTAAACAGCcatcagctgcttctgaaaGCCCATCAGCTGACACCTGCTCAGAAATAATGAGCAGCCACAAAATCCCAACTTGTTGGCTTCTACCTGATATGCCATGCAAGGATGTGTCTTAAAACCAGCACCAAAACTGCACCATGAAAAAGCTGCTGGGAGATCAAAAGAGAAACACGTACCCAGTGGCTTTTGCTCATCATTAGGAGACAGCCGAGagtagggaggtggtggagactctgCAACAAATAAAACTTTGTATTAGTGCTGTGTTTAATTTATCAACCAAAGTAGAAACTCTTCCATAGTTACAAACATCCACTGGAAGAAAACTCACTTGGAAGCCACTCAAGACCAGAGTTTTACAAATCTCTGAAGAATGGGGGTTCCACCTTGACCTATCGAAGTGCTGCCGTTCTGCCCTACATCCCCACCCCACATCCCTGCATCCATGACAGCTTCTTTCATCATTTGTGCTGAAGACAACCACTGCTCAAACAAACTTCACAGAAGCTCCTCCTGTGCTCCATTAGACTGAAAAGGGTGATGGGTGACCACACAATGATGGGTGATCAAATGACTCTCCTTTCTTAGCACACAAAATGGGCCAGGCCAGCTTCAGCCAACCAAAACTAACTCTGGTCTAATTCCAACAAGCATCCCATGATCCTGCAACAGCACccagcctctcctgccctgctcacccTGACTTCCATGCGGCAAAGCTCCCAACCACATGCTGGGTTTtaagcagcagcacatcagcAGTCATGCGCTTGAAGAAAGCCCTCAGCAGCACTTTGCTGAATCAGGTAAtctaactggcttctgctgcccttCTGAGAGTCAAGACCATGTGAAAGCTCCCAGAGGTACTCCATCCACCTTGCACACTggttatagattttttttttcctctctgaattATGGCAGTGATGTGTTTCTTGTAACTTGCTAAAACTGAGGGGTGTGCAGACAGCTGGGCTCTGTCATGgcaccagcactgcacagccagTGAACTTCAGTGAGAAACTGTCCTGAGAAGTGAAAGGCGTAACACTGACCCTGGACCACTGACAAGAGTTTGCTCCTCTGTTCACCCCCAGATGCAAGGGCACTTGGCCCAAAAAATGCGACTCAGCTTGGGTTAGTACATCAAGAACTACTTCAGCTTCCAGTGCGAGATGATTCTGGGAAGGCGAATAGTTACTTATTGCTTCTAAGAAAACGCTCCTCCGAGCAAGCAGCAAGATGCATTTCTCACAGGGTGCTCAAGagcctgaaaataaaaaatactggTGCAAATGTCCCTACCTAGATGTCATGGCCCACCCTGGACCATGCACAGAAGACTGGTCCCACACTAGAGCCAGACCTGCTGCCACAGGGGACTTCTTGGAAGCTTTTTCACAGTACTCACAGTGAAGTGGGTGACAAACAGGGATGGTCTCTGCAGTGAGTTGTGCAAACACTTGCAGTAAAGGGCATCAAGGCCTTTCCCAGGCTCCTACTGCCATCTCCAGCGCCCAGTTGGAGCGGGTGGGGCCCTGGCACAGACACCCACTATCAAAATCATAAGGAGCCACTCAAGAAAAGCTCTGCTCTCTACCATCACCTGCACAGAGCTTGTAGGGGTATACGGCTGGGAAACAGCCACCACTGCAAGAAAGCCGACTAGAAACTTTGCCTCTTTCTCAGATAAATTTCTTACGAATTTCTAGAGTAAGTTCCCTACAAAAGCACATCTGCtgcaagggaggggaaaaaaaactgctTCCAGCCTCTAGCGATCTTCGAGGGAAGCACGCCCAGCAACGAAGTTTCTTTCAAAGAAGTGATGCAAAGCGAGGCAGGATCCCGGATtgcaaaataaacataaaaaacTCCAAGCTTCTGCCAAGACAAGGACCGTCAGCAGGAGGTTGTGTCCTCCGGGATCCCTCTGCCCACGGTAACAAAGTAAGAAAACCCCGAGGAATGCACGAGCTGGATCTCCCCCGCTTCCACGCGGGTTCCACGGTCCCCCGTGGCCAGGgcatccccagcagcccctcccGGCCCCGGTCCCGGTGCGACCGGCGGGGCCCTGCGGCTTTAAGCCGGCGGCGATAATTGCCCGGCCCCGCGGCCGCTCCGATAACCGCCGAGCCAGGCTGGCGCCAGCAGGATGCAAACCGCATATTATCGCCCCTTCTGCACCTAAATAGCAGGGGAACCTCCGCGGcaagggggggctggggggaaccAGAAAGGGTTTTTAAAGCACAACTGGAAACCGCTCTGGGATGAAGAGGGGGGATGTGCCATCCTGGGGGACCCCCGGGTCAGGCGCTTCCCGGTACTGCACGGGGTCAAGCCAACGCTGCCCACGAGGGATCAAATAAATCGAAAGAGACCAAAGCCCCAAACCCCCAGATCGAAGGCAGGGAAAGGATCCTGACCTTcgcccccaccacccccctctCCGCTCCTCACCTGGCCCACAGAGACGGCTGAAGTGGTAGGGGTTGCAGCACACTGTGGGTCCGTCGGCGACGCCGAAGCTCTGGCACTCGCAAAGGGGTTTCAGCTCGGCCGGGTGCTGCAGGTCGGGCCAGCGGAAGAGCTTCCCCAGGAGGAGATGTGGGGGTGCCGTCTGGCCCCCTAGGCGCACCTCGGTGCGGGCCACCAGCACACAGCCGCTGGGCATGCCCCCGCGGGACTCCACCGCCTCCAGCAGGCTGTCCAGCGAGCGCTCCTTCAGCCGCTTCAGCAGCGAGTAGGTGACGgccttcagctcctgctccagcagcagcaaccgCGACCGCGCCTCCCGGCCCCGCCGCTCCGGGGAGCCACCGTCGGTCATGTCGTCGGGGCTGGAGGGATCGAGGAGGACGGCGGCGGGGGAGAGCTGGGGGCCGCCCGCTTCTCGCTCCTTGAAGAGACAGCAGGTCACCGTCCTCCCGTCGCTCTCTTGTGCCCGCCGCGGGCTCGCCCCTTCGGCTCCCTCCCGCCGCGGTAGGGCGCGGAGCCGGGCCCCGCGTGGTTCCTCCGCCATGGGGTCCCCGCGGGCCGCCGCCTCGCCCGCCGCCTCCCGCAGCAGGCTGCGCGCTACCGCGCGGATCTCCACTGAAGGGTTTTTCTCCGCGATCTTGAAAGTACCGGTGGCTCCGAGGTCGTGGCCGCTCCTGGCGCTCCCATCTCCGCCGTCCCTGTCCGGTATGACGCGGCTCCTCCAAAGTCGCCGCACCAGCCCTGAGCGTTTGGACCTGAACATACGACAGGCGGGCGGCCGGGGGTCGCGTCGCTCTCCGCCGCCAACCCCCGGCCCCGCTCCTCCGCGGGGCTCCTGGCTCCGCCGCCGCTTTTATCTCATCTCAGACCTGCCGCCTTCGCGGCTTGCCCGCAGCACCGGCGGTTTCTCCGCGGCCCTGCCCAGCGACTCGCCAACGGCCCGCGGCGGGGCCGCACCATGGGGGAGGCGGCGGGGAAGGAGCGCGGCTCGGGCATAGACGGCGCCGCGGGGGCTGCGGGGCCGCTCCCGTGGCGGCGCTGGGGCTCGGGCGCGCCGCGCCGTGCCCTACATCGGCTGCCAACGCGGGGCCAGGCGGGGAGCGGCAGAGGAGCGGGACGGGGAGAGCCCGGGGCAGCGCTCGGCTGCGCCTCTCACTGGTCCCACCATACAAGGTGGGAGGGCGGCGGGAGCGCCCCGGTGGAGGGGGGGGTGCAGCCCTGTGGGGAACCAGCGCTCGGGAGGTATccggttaaaaaaaaaaaaaaaattaaaaattggtAAAATGCAAATAGGGGGAAAAACACCCCAAAttaccaaaccaaataaaaaatcgcaaaacccagcagcagaaggcagagcgAAGGCCGGTGTCAGCACACGTGAGTTGTACGTATCCCAGCGGCGCGGGGGACCGGTGTGACGGGGGTGCAGGGTGCAGAGCGCAGAGCAGCGCGGTTCTGCTCCGGTTCGGTTCGGTCCGATCCGGTTGGCTCCGGTTCTGTCCGGCTCGGCACCACTCGACTGCCTCCGACGATGTCCCCCCGCGCTCCCCTGCGCGCGGCTGGCTCGCGCCCGGCCCTCCGCTGGCTTTTGTGTGGCTGGGGGGCGCGCGCGCAGGGGCCACCTCGCGAGCGGCGGTGCGATTGGCTGGCGCCCATCATGTGCCAGTCTAGACACTTTGGCGGCTCCGCGCGGCACCGGGCGTTGCGCAAACACCGGCTCCGGTTTCCCAACTCTTAAAGGGACACGTACACCGCTAgcaccccccgcccccctcccACCACAACCCCTCACCACTACCCCGCCTCGCCTTCCCACCGCTTTACCGCTCCCCACACCGTGCTTCCAGCCGCCTGATCGCCAAAGGTAGGCGAGGGTACCGAGACCTGCACCGCAATGAAAGGGGAGGTTTGCCCGCCTGGAGGAAAGTAGGTCATGACGGCGGAAGGGTTAACACCGCTTTCCCCCCACCGGAGCCGCCGCGGCGGGACACACCCCCGCGATGTATCAACTTGTCCGCCGTGGCAAAAGTTCAGGCCCGGCGCACACCCATTGGCTCGCCGCCGCGTGACGCGAGCAGAGCCGCTGCTGATTGGCTAGAGATCCTCGCCGGCACGGCCCACTGTCCCCCTCCCCGCCCTAGCGCGGCGTGTCCGTGAATGAAAGACATTCCGCGGGCGCCGCCGGCTGCGCCGCGTTGGGTCCTTGTGCCCACTGCcaccgccgctgccgccgcgaGGGTTAAGGGCGACTGGGAGCGGCGTGCCACGGCTGCGGACCCGCGGGCTGGCACCGACAGCGGAGTCCCGCGGAAGAAGGGGTGGGTCAGGACGGTGGAAGAAGCGTGGCGGTGTGGAGCTGCGGATGGGAGCGCACCTGCGAAAAGAATTTGAAAATTAAGTAAGTTCGCCTAAAATGTGGCATTTTTAGATCTATGGGCAGGGACTTTGTGTGAATTGCAGGAACCTGCTGCCGAGTATGAAGGAACTTTGAAGGATCAACTCAAGaacatactgaagaacttcagtCAGACTCGATAATCTTGAAGGTCATTTACAACTTAAATGATTTTCTGATTCACTAATGAATAAAACCCAATATTGGCCATTTATTTCTGAGAACttgaaagaaaaaccccaaaacataacAATAAAAGTATTTCAGCCAACATATTGTAGACAATCTGAATGTTCCACTTTTTTCTCTTGGCATCTTTGGGCAGTCATTGCCCCAAACCTGCACTAACACACCCCAGAACATCATTTCAATACACTTGGCTGAATTAGCACCATTTTTCAAAGGCAAATTGGAGTTGTGTGCAAAACACTCCATTTGAAATCAAGACCACTGAGGTTTGCACTAACATGATTagaacatgtagatgtggtgctgagggacacggctcaagaaacatgtggacatggcactttgggacattgtTTAATGGTCATAGTGTTGTTGGGTTGActgttggacttgctgatcttagaggtcttttccaaccaaaacaattccatgattctgtgctaCCTGAGTACTGATTAAACTTGTATggaaacattctgtgatagCCCTGCTGAAACCCCGGAACGTTTTCTGCCTAGGTCACAGTTTAGAGCTCTACAAAAGTCAGCTAACATCCCACTGGGGTTGGAAGATGCTCTTtagccttttctctttttttttcatgttaaaaaGCATGGAAGAGCTGCAAAAATCATCCATCCTTCAGAAGCAGCAATCAGGATTTCCTGAATCTCAGAGCCACGCAGGATCCCTGCCCACACCCAGGCTGCTCATTCATCTAAACATTCATCTAGACATTCATCTAAAATCCACATGGATCACCCCATCCTGCTTGACCCCAAAATTTACCTCTCTAAATGCAGCTGATGCTTTTCTTTCCCGTATGATATTTACAAACTGCCATCAAAATTATGTCACCAATGTGCAATTACCAgcatttaaatataaataaatcttaAAGATAGCACTGCTGGGACTAAGGACAGGTTATTACTTCAGCAAGCAGCGTCTGACTGCATACCCCACGCTATATAATCATGGAGTGTGCAATATGGCAGGAAGAACAATGGAGCTTTCATGGGACCATCTCTGCAGGCACAGGTATGTGATGGAGAGGTCCCAGTTTCACCCACAGTGCCATCCATTTCAACTCCTGCAACAAGAGGACATTGTTCTGTGCTCTAACGTGGGCAAGAAAAACAGAGCCCTCAATTGTACTTGTCATAATGCATATATAATTTATAGTAATGTTTGCTATTAAAGGATTTCTAGTAAttaacagcaatgtgctctttcGCTGCCCTTTTTGCCCCCTCcctactttattttttaaaatttttttctgcctgtcaTTAAAGCAAACATTCCTGGGAGATGCTCTGGAAAGCATTCTATAGGTCTTGGCACAAAAGCTGGAGagaaggttttgaaagcctgcCACACTTATCTGACATGGATCTCTCAGGTACTTTATAAAGCCAAATCCTTTTGGGCCCAGGAAAACTGTGGGTGGCCTGGAGGGCACTGGCACTGACCTCTTCCCAAAGCCCAACTGCGATTGGGGTGGTGGGGAGAGGGGCCAGAGCTACCAGCATGGCtgctacaactacctgaaaggaggctggattgaggtgggggttgatctcttctccatagtaacAAGCTGTTTGGACTTgctgattttagaggtctttcccagccatGGTGATTCTGCAAGTCTGTGAAGGCATCTGCAGAGCCCAGACCTGCAGGCATGGATTACTGTGCTCCAGGTTTTCAGTCAGGAAAAATAATCTCCTAATTTTCTGCCCTTTTAAAATCTCTAGTATTTTATGTTTCTGGTCAAGAAGGAGGATGCAGAGattaaaacacaaaaagaatAATTGCCACTTATATAATGTTTTAAGCAGTTGGATGGTTTAGACAGGTAGAGGTTgagagggacctctggaagccatccagtccaacccctctgctaaagcagggccaccAAGAGCAccttgcccagaatcacaatggccaggtgggttcagagtcctccagagaaggagactccacaacctctctggacagcctgctccagggctccagcaccctcaccacaaagaattttctcctcctgttcagatggaacctcctgggttccagtttgtgccttttgcctcttgtcctatcactggacaccactgagaacagtctggccccatcctcttgccccccaccctttagctcttgatgAAGtcttcctcaggctgctcttctccaggcttaagagtcccaggtctcttagcctttcct
The DNA window shown above is from Indicator indicator isolate 239-I01 chromosome 16, UM_Iind_1.1, whole genome shotgun sequence and carries:
- the SMAD6 gene encoding mothers against decapentaplegic homolog 6, which encodes MFRSKRSGLVRRLWRSRVIPDRDGGDGSARSGHDLGATAEGASPRRAQESDGRTVTCCLFKEREAGGPQLSPAAVLLDPSSPDDMTDGGSPERRGREARSRLLLLEQELKAVTYSLLKRLKERSLDSLLEAVESRGGMPSGCVLVARTEVRLGGQTAPPHLLLGKLFRWPDLQHPAELKPLCECQSFGVADGPTVCCNPYHFSRLCGPESPPPPYSRLSPNDEQKPLDLSDSTLSYTETEATNSPNITPGDFSDASTSPDAVKRSHWCNVAYWEHRTRVGRLYTVYEQSVSIFYDLPQGNGFCLGQLNLENRSETVRRTRSKIGYGILLSKEPDGVWAYNRSEHPIFVNSPTLDIPNCRTLIVRKVMPGYSIKVFDYEKSCLLQHTADLDYTDGPYDPNSVRISFAKGWGPCYSRQFITSCPCWLEILLSNNR